In the genome of Terribacillus sp. FSL K6-0262, one region contains:
- the motB gene encoding flagellar motor protein MotB translates to MSRKRKRKKHEEHVDESWLLPYADLLTLLLALFIVLFASSSIDAQKFNQISDTFSSIVHGGEGLLDSNTNMTPENETSSAVSDQNDEEEKKEAAEDTEKEKDSEADLEAAEREELKKIQKKIETYIEDKDLSDKFSTDLTDEGLLLTINDNVLFNSGSSEVSVKDEEIAKEISDLLVMDPPREVIISGHTDNVPISTSSYNSNWELSVMRSVNFMKLVLENDKLDPRWFSAKGYGEYKPIASNDTAEGREKNRRVEVLILPRTAKTE, encoded by the coding sequence ATGAGCCGTAAGCGCAAGCGCAAAAAGCATGAAGAACATGTGGATGAATCCTGGCTGCTTCCGTATGCCGATCTTCTGACCCTGCTGCTGGCGCTGTTCATCGTCCTTTTTGCAAGCAGCTCGATTGATGCGCAGAAGTTCAATCAGATTTCTGATACTTTCAGCAGTATCGTTCATGGCGGTGAAGGGTTATTGGATTCCAATACGAACATGACACCGGAAAATGAAACGAGCTCTGCTGTGAGCGATCAAAATGATGAGGAAGAAAAGAAAGAAGCTGCGGAGGATACAGAAAAAGAGAAGGATAGCGAAGCTGACTTGGAAGCAGCGGAGAGGGAAGAACTGAAGAAAATCCAGAAGAAAATCGAGACCTATATCGAGGATAAGGATCTTAGTGATAAGTTCTCGACCGATTTGACGGACGAGGGCTTGCTGCTGACGATCAATGATAATGTCCTGTTCAACTCCGGAAGCAGCGAGGTCAGTGTCAAGGATGAGGAGATTGCAAAAGAGATTTCCGACTTACTTGTCATGGATCCGCCCCGGGAAGTGATCATCAGCGGACATACCGATAACGTACCGATCAGCACGTCATCGTATAACTCCAACTGGGAGCTCAGCGTGATGAGGTCTGTCAACTTCATGAAGCTGGTATTGGAGAATGATAAGCTTGATCCGCGCTGGTTCAGCGCCAAAGGGTACGGAGAGTACAAGCCGATAGCATCGAATGATACAGCAGAAGGCAGGGAGAAGAACCGCCGAGTCGAAGTCTTGATTCTGCCGAGAACTGCTAAAACCGAATGA
- a CDS encoding histidinol-phosphatase HisJ family protein: MFETERRQIRDMYMDYHHHTNNSIDSKAVMQDVCEQAISKGIKEICFTEHFSVNPDAPTYGHMDFAKYQQDIRDSQESYGDQLTIKMGIELCEPHLMMDVYEKELSPIPFDFIMGSVHNINNQKLRLHLRANRDTFYDDYFAEMYKLVSDADIDVLAHIDLMKRYAVQEGHEVYVFEQYKDQIAAILEKAIQRGIGIEINTSGLRSTLGEALPTPQIVSLYRDLGGQILTLGSDSHKAETVGAGIKEAQQIAKQCGFTHIYQFDKREPKAVSLG, from the coding sequence TGGATTACCATCATCACACGAATAACTCAATCGATTCCAAAGCTGTCATGCAGGATGTGTGCGAACAGGCGATCAGCAAGGGAATCAAAGAAATTTGTTTCACCGAGCATTTTTCCGTAAATCCGGATGCACCGACCTACGGGCATATGGATTTCGCTAAATATCAGCAGGATATCAGGGATTCCCAGGAATCCTACGGTGATCAATTGACCATCAAGATGGGGATTGAATTATGCGAGCCGCATTTGATGATGGATGTATACGAGAAAGAGCTTAGCCCCATTCCATTTGATTTCATCATGGGGTCTGTGCATAATATCAACAACCAAAAACTGAGGCTGCATTTGCGTGCGAATCGGGATACCTTCTATGATGACTACTTCGCGGAAATGTACAAGCTTGTTTCTGATGCGGATATCGACGTACTCGCACATATCGATTTGATGAAGCGGTATGCTGTCCAGGAAGGGCATGAGGTTTATGTATTTGAGCAGTATAAGGACCAGATTGCCGCTATATTGGAAAAAGCGATACAGCGCGGTATCGGTATCGAAATCAACACATCGGGCCTCCGGAGTACCCTTGGAGAAGCTCTTCCGACACCGCAAATTGTATCGCTTTACCGTGATTTAGGCGGACAGATCCTGACACTTGGCTCCGATTCCCATAAGGCCGAGACAGTCGGCGCCGGTATAAAAGAGGCACAGCAAATAGCGAAGCAATGCGGTTTCACCCATATATATCAGTTTGATAAACGCGAGCCAAAAGCTGTATCTCTAGGCTAA